One genomic region from Curtobacterium sp. 9128 encodes:
- a CDS encoding alpha/beta hydrolase, translated as MSRPRPWVIVPGIWNSDAEHWQSHWQESRGADAVRIAPTSWSEPDPDDWSAAIDRAVAACDEPPVLVAHSLGVLAVAAWLAEHDDGRVAGAFLVAPPDPDAPGFPAAAAGFTVPTQGVRTPTVLVVSDDDPYCTADRALGIASTLGAGVQRIGASGHVNVASGVGDWDAGRTLLEDFAAAL; from the coding sequence GTGAGCCGACCTCGACCCTGGGTGATCGTCCCCGGCATCTGGAACTCCGACGCCGAGCACTGGCAGTCGCACTGGCAGGAGTCCCGCGGAGCGGACGCCGTGCGGATCGCGCCGACGTCCTGGTCCGAGCCGGATCCCGACGACTGGTCGGCCGCGATCGACCGTGCGGTGGCGGCCTGTGACGAACCGCCCGTGCTCGTGGCGCACAGCCTCGGCGTGCTGGCGGTGGCGGCGTGGCTCGCGGAGCACGACGACGGCCGCGTCGCGGGCGCCTTCCTCGTGGCGCCGCCGGACCCGGATGCTCCCGGCTTCCCCGCCGCCGCGGCCGGCTTCACGGTGCCGACGCAGGGCGTGCGGACGCCGACCGTCCTCGTGGTGAGCGACGACGACCCTTACTGCACCGCTGATCGTGCGCTCGGGATCGCTTCGACGCTCGGCGCGGGGGTGCAGCGGATCGGCGCCTCCGGGCACGTCAACGTGGCGAGCGGCGTGGGGGACTGGGACGCCGGGCGCACCTTGCTCGAGGACTTCGCCGCGGCTCTGTAG
- a CDS encoding Nif3-like dinuclear metal center hexameric protein, which produces MPTLRDLQAVIESLWPVDGAESWDAVGLVSGDPDAVVERVHLAVDAVPDTAREAVAVGADLLLTHHPLLLRGVTTIAESTYKGSVLATLVRGGCALVAAHTNADVVRSGTSAVLADRIGLTDLRPLESGAAADTGIGRVGVLPESVTLGALARRIVDVLPATASGVRVSGAYDQPVRTVALCAGAGDSLLGNPLVQAADVYVTSDLRHHPASEFREQAMLAGGPALIDTSHWATEWLWLDVAAEELRRAAGVRVTVSDLRTDPWDFAVLPNASAPTTEHHNEGA; this is translated from the coding sequence ATGCCGACGCTCCGCGATCTCCAGGCCGTGATCGAGTCCCTCTGGCCGGTCGACGGCGCGGAGTCCTGGGACGCCGTCGGCCTCGTCTCCGGGGACCCGGACGCGGTCGTCGAGCGCGTGCACCTCGCCGTCGACGCCGTGCCGGACACGGCGCGTGAAGCCGTCGCGGTCGGTGCCGACCTGCTCCTCACACACCACCCGCTGCTGCTCCGCGGCGTGACCACGATCGCGGAGTCGACTTACAAGGGTTCCGTGCTGGCGACGCTCGTCCGCGGTGGTTGCGCGCTCGTGGCCGCACACACCAACGCCGACGTCGTGCGCTCCGGCACCTCGGCCGTGCTCGCCGACCGGATCGGGCTCACCGACCTGCGTCCGCTCGAGTCCGGTGCCGCAGCGGACACCGGGATCGGCCGGGTCGGCGTCCTGCCGGAGTCCGTCACGCTCGGGGCGCTCGCACGGCGCATCGTCGACGTGCTGCCCGCCACCGCGTCGGGGGTCCGCGTGTCCGGCGCGTACGACCAGCCCGTCCGGACCGTCGCGCTCTGCGCCGGCGCCGGGGACTCCCTGCTGGGTAACCCGCTCGTGCAGGCCGCCGACGTGTACGTCACGAGCGACCTCCGTCACCACCCGGCATCCGAGTTCCGCGAGCAGGCGATGCTCGCAGGCGGCCCGGCACTCATCGACACGTCCCACTGGGCCACCGAGTGGCTCTGGCTCGACGTCGCCGCCGAAGAACTCCGTCGCGCCGCCGGTGTCCGCGTGACGGTGAGCGACCTCCGGACCGACCCGTGGGACTTCGCGGTCCTGCCGAACGCCTCCGCCCCCACCACCGAGCACCACAACGAAGGAGCCTGA